ATGAGAGAGTGCTTATTGTGGTTAGTATTCTCTGCTCTTAGCATGTTTACATATTATCTCTCCTCTTGTACTTTtacatttatttgattattggtGCGTCCATGCTTCTCTGTATAGAAGTGCTTATGTATACCTATCTTTGATTCTTGGTTGTGTAGAGAGATAGAGGATACGATACTGTTGGCACTGCATAGTCCTGAAGTATATGATGATATTGCTCGTGGGACTCGGTGTAAATTTGAGTCAAACAGGCCTCGAGCTGTGCTCTTTGAAGGTCCACCAGGCATGCCCTTTTAGCCCAGAATAATTTAGTAGTtatgtttgaatttatttaCTTATGTGGTACTTGCTAGGCACAAATGCATCCAAATAAGCATTTTAAAAGATGGGATCTAATGGATGGCACATTTCCACTAATTGCGCAAAAGCAAGCTTCCCAACTTGTCCCTTCATATTTTTTACTGGGACTAAACATGGGATTATTAGGCACGTGTTTTCCAAATGTATGATGTCTGTGTATAGTATTCAAACTGCTTTTGTGTTGTTTGCTGCCCCTgcgtggggggggggggggggggggggggtggtagGGAGTCCCATTTTTATCTTAACAAAATTCCGCATTGCATATCTTGTGGACTATTTTGCTTGCCTTTTGAATATGAAAAGTGAGAACAGTCCTGAGGTGATTTAGTTTTTCATTCCAGAACTTATATTAGATGTTAGACAAGCTTAATTCCAGAATTTATATTAGATGTTAGACAAGCTTAAtgataatgaattttaaatttcaggTACAGGGAAGACATCTTGTGCTCGTGTTATTGCTAATCAAGCGGTGAGCGGGGGGCAATATATTAACTATTTCTATAGTTCTTATGTTAGGATTGAAGtttactgtttttatttttcttatgtaCTCTTTAGTTGTAATCAGCTGCTTTTATTTATCTAGAGATGCAATGGTTTAAAAACCTTACATTAGTgctactttattttttggtgttgtATGAGTAGATTGAATCATTTGCTATGTGGAAACTATGATAAAATTTTCCCAATTGCTGTGCACCATACAACTATTATGTATGTGGTAGATTCTTTTCCACACCTGCAAATATGGTTTGCACTGTACATGGGTCAAATGCTTGTGTTACCTGTTGCTCCGCGTATGAAGTGGAGCATATTAACTTACATTGACAGGATTTGGATGCACATGAATCACAAACTTCAAAATAGTTCAAGTAGGATAgttgaagattttgaatttttgaatttttatgatCCAAAAGTTTTCTGTCTTTGTGCTTGAATTTTTTGATGATCTGAGAATGAGCTTTGTAGCATTCCTTGACAGGGTGTACCTTTGCTGTATGTGCCACTGGAGGTTGTCATGTCAAAGTACTATGGTGAAAGCGAACGTCTTTTAGGGAAAGTGTTTTCGCTTGCCAATGAACTCCCTAATGGTGCTATCATTTTTCTTGACGAGGTAACTGAAGCTTTTATTGCTTATACAATGACTTTCTATATATTTGTGCAATAGATTATATTATTCTCTGTGTCATCATTCTTGTCCTTTCTTTTTTATGCCTAGTGCTCTTCTTTACTAGTGTTCATGTTGCAGTTGTTTAAGTTCTTAGTAAACATACTATTGCTTACTATCACAGGTTGATTCTTTTGCTATTGCTCGTGATAGTGAAATGCATGAAGCTACTCGCAGAATCTTATCAGTGTTGTTGCGACAGGTGAAACTGGATTTTTCCATTGCTTTACAATACAGAAAATGAGTCATTTAGTTCATCTTTCTAACATTAAAGTTGTTTATAGTAACTTAAAAGAAAGGGTTTACACCCTGCAGAAAAGGGTCTGGATGCCCATGTCATGTTATGTGTTTTAATACACTTGTGAATATATTATGAGTGGCTGTTCTTTTGGGATGTTCTGCAGTTATCGCTCTGCCTTTAATCTAGTTTTTCCACGCAGATTGATGGATTTGAACAGGATAAAAAAGTTGTGGTGATTGCTGCAACAAATAGAAAGCAAGACCTTGATCCTGCTTTAATTAGGTAAGTTGGCGCATATTTTCCTCTGTAGATGACAGATGGGAATGTGTTCTAACAGTTATTTTATCCATGTTGTTTCAGTCGGTTTGATTCAATGATTACTTTCGGCTTACCTGATCAACAAAATCGTCAGGAAATAGCAGCTCAATATGCAAAGCACCTAACAAAACCTGAATTAGATCAATTTGCAAGAGTTACAGAAGAGTAAGTTTGACCTAGGTTATGGCATATTCTAGAAAACATGTGGAATATGTCAACTGTCTTCTATTTCAGTTCAATTCAGCTCAATTATGTCAATCCCAATTTACAATTATCTTCTCactactttttctctttttgaagTTTGACCTGACTGATTGcttatttgaaattaaattgacCATTATGTGTGCCTTATTCCTCAACTTATGAAAACCTAAATAGAATAATTCTGTGTTTGCGTTATTGTTAATGGTCTTGCATCTTTTTTCTGGCCCTTGCCATTTCAGAATGTCCGGAAGGGATATTAGAGATGTATGTCAACAAGCTGAGCGATTGTGGGCGTCAAAGGTAATGAAATGATATATCTTTTGTTAAAATTCTcttgttctgtttttgttttatgtttccaaaacaaaaatattaacatagAACCCAAAACACAGAACACTTAAAACTGTATTCACATTTTTGTCACGTCAAAACACCTTtacaaatcaaaaacaaaaaactctccaaaacacattaacaaacattaCATCAATCTTTTCAATGGTATTAGTCTctccttttcatttctttcctcTGATCCCTTGTTATTGTTGACAACTCTCAATGGCTTTTGATAGATAATTCGAGGACAAGCTCCTAAAGATGCAGAACAAGGGGGTCTTCCTGGTCTGCAAGAATACATAGAGAGCGCCATGACTCGGCGGAAGGCTTTACTTAGTATTATTGCAGACCAAAAGGTTCAAAAGTCTCATCCTCTCAGAAAGAACCCGCAGCTGGATTTATGTTGATTAAGGTGGATTGGaccgggagagagagagagagagagctcatgGACAGCTTTCATGTTTTtgcagtaaatttttttttgggggggacgGTAAATTTTGTATATTAGGTGGTAAATATTGACATTGCAAAATCagaataatttaatttaaaattatattctgAGAAGGCGCTATAACATATTCAGCATGTGAAacatatatatcatttaaatatatgaTATTTAATCTGAATCGTGAAACTACTTCCCTCCAAAGGTTCTATTCCATGCTTATGTTGATTAAGGTGGATTGGATGGTGGTGTTGTGATGGAGATAGAGGGTACATGGATAGCTTTGATGTTTTTGCAGTAAATTTTATGCATTAGTTTTTTAACagtaattttttgtaatttgttatattattttatataagtaTAATAGATATCAGGTGTTAAACACTGATATTGCAAAGCCAGAAGAAATTAATTTAATGAAATGGCGCACCAATATATTCGTGGTAATATGTACACTATTATATATGGAAAATTAATCTGgagtttattttacttgaaatgaaaAGGATCTTATCCTTAACATGGAGTATCACTTTTACAcgatctatttttattattattttctaaaggAAGAAGGAAACCATTACATAAAATTTCCCAAAATTTAGGGCCACAAGTAACTTCAAAACAGCAAATTGCACTGGATTAAACCAAACAGCAAAGCTCCTTCCCTGcaataattaacaaaaattaacaattcagTGACTCAAAAAAGCCAATGACTTAGCCGAGTCAAGGTAAAGAGATTCTTGGACTTCACCTTTCAGAAATAGGTGGTGACTCGTTTTCTTCGACGCGCTTTCGCTTTCGACTTGGGCTCTGGCGCGAGGTAAATGAGGCTATCTGCAGCTGAGTCTGCAATAGCATCCGAGTCAACTCGGCCTCCAACTCAACCCGCCGCTTCTCTGCTTCCAATCGCGAAGCCTCCCTCGCCTTGGCCATCTCCAGCTGGGCTCGCTCCATCCTCAACAGCGACTCAGAGAAGACTCGGAAGCTCGCCACCAAATTGGCCAACCCGTGTGGCGGCTCGGACTCACCAACCAAGTCACAGCTCTCTGAGTCAGAGCTCGCAAGTTGGTTGGATTCTTCGTCATCAAGGTCAGGAGTGTTTGGGTGTGCGCCCGATAAGAATCCTGCATCAACGGCATATTTTAAATGGCTCTCAGTATTTCCTGCACCCCAATTGGCTCCTTTTCGACCAGTCTGGTCTTCCATTGCCCTATGTTTCCCCCTGTCCAAGAGAAGCTTAACAACCGCCACTGGCCTGTTGGTAAAGTTATTTTAACTCCCTTACTCAACTATAGTTTTAAGAAATGGGCAAAATTACAGCAGTAACATGCTTAAGTTGTTATCAAAATGCGTGCAAATATTGTACAATCTTAACACTTCACTTTAAATGAAGTGCCCAAAATGTCATCACCTAAGAGAGATAAGGAATTGATTGCACCGCAGGGCGGCTGAACCACCTTTTCGGCCACAAGGTGTGGTTCCACCATGCCAATGGTTGGGTGGGGGCGGCTGAACCATTTTGGTGGCTAAaagggtggcctggccacccttATGCAAGccatctcttttctctcttgtgTGTAGTTGCATTTTGGTTAAATGAATAGtccatattaaaattattatactGCAATCAATACCTAGGATATTGCATGCCACCCTGAACCATTGGGAATATTGTGCAACCATCAAGGGTGTAGGAACAGAGATCATGATACCAGTTTTACGGGTTAGGAGTACGAGATTTATGTTGATTATCCATATCGATCGGTCCATCTAGACGTATGCCCATCTAGActccttttaaaatttaaaacactaaatattcaaaattttcatacGAAAGATGGCATCGATCATGCAAGatggtaaaaaaaatgtacctgtaaaaattatttagaagttaatttttggaaatTTACATTTGAAGATAGTGAACTTGATTACAAAAGTACActttaaggagaaaaaaatcAGTTTCATGATTTCTATAGTATTTTGTGTGAATtatctaaaataattaataaattgtacTTGTTTGCTTGTCCTCATTCTTTTCACTCTACTATCATATCAGAAACCATACTTTTATCTCGTCACTATCACTATCCCACTCTGCTAAGTTTCCCTAATTTGAAAAAGGGAAATCTGCCTCAAATCTACAAATTCCATCAAAACCAAGACTAACCCACATAATCAAACCAACCAATTCCACCCAAAAATACCCAAAGCCCCCACCAAGAACTAGAGACAGACAATGTCAGAGTATATCAGGAGTTCAAAAATCCAAACTACAGTCGAAGATTATCACCTACCTACAGCTGAAGACTATGAAATAACTACAGTAAACTATCAGTGTAGCTTGGATTCTTGAACTCCGCTTTTTATATTCtgtgtattatatatgtttcagataaactaaataaacaaaaatcacaaagaaacagagagagagagagcacttgAATTTGCAGAATCCCACTAAATTTTCCAGCAAAACTGCCCCAAATCTACAGGTAGATTTAAGTGAACCACGCATATGCCTTCAAAAACACAgtccaaaacccatcaaaaaccTAAAACACTCCATTTACACATATCCACTTAAACCACTTTCTAAAAATGACCCAAATCTATTCCCCCAGGCCACAGCCCCAAAAGAAATCCCTCAACCAGACACCTAAATTAGGTCAACCCCTCCAATCTTCTGCCCCAAAAACCACCCAGCTGTTCACAGACAAACCCAGAGTTACTAAATTTTTTCCACCCTTACCAAGAAGATTCCCAAATTTCAAACCCTCAAAGGACACAAGGCACCAAAACCACTCATTACCATTAAAGAAAAAGGATTCAGAGAGCAACGTTTAGGAAAGATGAAAATCACAGACTGAGTGAAACAAAAATCACCAAACACAGATTAAAAtcaccaaataaaagaaaaatatgtgaAACTAACCTCAGGAGCTGAGAGAAGGACGAGAAGGAGGAGGCCCGATGGCACTTTCGCTGGAGAGGGAAGAACCAAGCATGTCgtgaaagagaaaggaagaggtAGAGAGAAAAGGCTCCGTGTATAAGAAATTGAAAGTCaatctatataaaaaagaagatatga
This DNA window, taken from Alnus glutinosa chromosome 5, dhAlnGlut1.1, whole genome shotgun sequence, encodes the following:
- the LOC133867854 gene encoding uncharacterized protein LOC133867854 isoform X3 → MQMAMSFLQAAGKPPLPSESSPKYADLEETAKKERQRIEELLRSKGMTRGSYPRFTVGVKGQKVTIKFQIPPACEISQLIANLVSHLGLKVEERGGGSDMLLRAWDSPVAWQIILTHPEKKMEGEGDVGNSKNISAIDSNICILIFGSLISSDKAEIEFIKPGSLSPKELDALVSVLELAGGKLGQNKTVERKPREGTTKVPSAEKSVASLESMGVIIYGLDEARDLSSNTEISWDNIAGYDQQKREIEDTILLALHSPEVYDDIARGTRCKFESNRPRAVLFEGPPGTGKTSCARVIANQAGVPLLYVPLEVVMSKYYGESERLLGKVFSLANELPNGAIIFLDEVDSFAIARDSEMHEATRRILSVLLRQIDGFEQDKKVVVIAATNRKQDLDPALISRFDSMITFGLPDQQNRQEIAAQYAKHLTKPELDQFARVTEEMSGRDIRDVCQQAERLWASKIIRGQAPKDAEQGGLPGLQEYIESAMTRRKALLSIIADQKVQKSHPLRKNPQLDLC
- the LOC133867857 gene encoding uncharacterized protein At4g22160, with amino-acid sequence MEDQTGRKGANWGAGNTESHLKYAVDAGFLSGAHPNTPDLDDEESNQLASSDSESCDLVGESEPPHGLANLVASFRVFSESLLRMERAQLEMAKAREASRLEAEKRRVELEAELTRMLLQTQLQIASFTSRQSPSRKRKRVEENESPPISEREGALLFGLIQCNLLF